DNA from Serinibacter salmoneus:
CGGGCGGTCGTGTCACCCCGGTGGCGCGAGATCGGCCGCGTCTCGCGGGCGCCGCCCGCAGCCCGAAGCCGCGACTCCGTGATCCGCGGCCTCGCTCTCGGCGGGGTGCCCCTCGCTGAGGGCGGTCCACCCGACCCTCATGGTGACGCTCCCATGCATCGCCGCAGGTCAAGTACGTACACCCCGCGGTCGCGATTCGGCGCCGGGACACGGTCCACCGCCCTCAGCGAGGGGTTCACCGCCCGTAGCGAGGACCGCCGATGCGTGCTGCGCCGAGGCGGACCGACGACTTCTCACCGAGGTCGATGCCACCACGCTGATCGTCAGCGGCGCCGCGCCCGGAGCGGCGCCCTTGAGTCGCTCCGCTCACACCGAGCGACCGACCACCCGTCCGCTGAACAGGCAGCCGCCGAGGAACGTGCCCGCCCCCGCGCCGGATGCGGTGGGGAACGTGATCGCGCGGCAGGCCGGCGACGCCCGCGGCCCCGGGCGCCGTGGCGTGCTGTCGCTGACCGTGTGGCCCGCGCTAGTGGTGCCGCTGCCAGCCCTCGGACTCTCGCTGCTGCTGGAGGGCGGCGACGTCGTAGCCGCCGGGATCCGCGCGTTCGGCTGGCAGGCGGGGCTGTCCACCGCCTACACCGCGCTGCTTTGCACGCTGGTCGGGTACGCGATCTTCAACACCCTGCTGGGCCGCCACCCCTCCGCGGCAGTGGTCCCGTGGGTGCTGCTGGCCCCGGTGGTGGCGATGGCCGGCGCCTCCCTGCTCCTGGCGCAGCGGCCCACGGCGGGCGAGGTCCTCGGCGGCGTGATCCTCCTGGTCGGTGTGCTGATCGCGACCCGCCCCGCGCGGCGCACCCGCACCCAGCCACCAGAGAGTCCCGTACCCACGAGAGAGTCTCCCGAGCAGACTCTTTCGCGCGAATCGGACTCTCTCGCCATCCGCCCCTCAGGAGTGCCACTCTGAGCCATGCGCTTCGCGATCGACGCACCCACCGCCCTACGGATCCTGCAGACCGGGGCGAGGCCCGCCGTCGGGCATCAGCTGGTCGGCGCCGCGGCGCTGCGCTCCCAGGTCATGGCGATCCTCTACCGGCGGGTACGCGCAGGCGAGATGGACGACGGCGCAGCCCGGGAAGCGCTGGAGTCCCTCGCCTCCCTGAAGGTCAGGTTGCTCGGGGACCGGGTCTCCCGCGCCCGCGCCTGGAACCTGGCGCGCACCCTTGACCTCGCTGATCCGGCCGATCTGGCCACAGCGGAGATCGTCGCCGTCGCCCTCCTGCAGGCCGATGTGCTGGTGACCGACGACAGTGCGCTCGCCGACCTCGCCCGCGCGGCCGAGGTCGAGGTGCTCGGGTGGGAGGGTTTCGTCAGCGCGTCACGCGCCGCATGAGTGCTGCGGAGGCTCGCTGGACTCGGCGCGCCATCCGTCGCCGCACTGCCAGGAGGACGGCTGTGGCCACGATCGCGATGAAGACGACGGCAGCGATCGATGGGCGGCGGCAGAAACGCCCGCACCCGGAAACGCATCTCCCCGGCGCGACATGGTCGCCGACGTCATGACCCCAGTGGCGGGCGGAATCGGCGCCGCGAGGTGCGCTGACGATGAGGTCCTCCCACCGAACAAATCAGGTTCGACTCTCGAATTCGCGAGAAGCCGCCACGATAGAGACTCGCTCGCACACCGAACTGGGCGCGCGCCACGGAGCCCTACCACGTAGGATCGCAATTGTGGGAGGACAGTTTCCGTTGTGACTGCGCTCGACGGTCACCGCAGCCATCAGGTCGGGACCACCGTGCGTTCACACCCGGACGAATTGGGGATGCAATGAGCGTGTGGACCATGGGCCAGATCGTCGAGGTCACCCAGGAGGGCAGCCCCCTCGTGCAACGTGGACGCATTACCCGGGTCGGTGTGCGGCGTATGAGCGTCGCGTTGATCGACCAGGACGGCCACGCCCTCGGCTCCTATCACTACCGCGTGACCGACGGACGGGAGGCGGGCGCACGACGCCACTTCCCGCTGCGGCGCGTTCGCCCTATCGGGGGTGCGTTCATCTCGCCGGCTCTCACGCGCGATCACCAGACGATCGCGGTTCGCTGACCACCGCTTCACAGGATCACCACCAACGCGCGCCGACTCCAGACGCCTACCGCGTCATAAAACGGTCGATAACCATTCAGGATGCGCTCATGCCCGCTCCGTTCTATCCTGACGCCCTGGCATGACGCG
Protein-coding regions in this window:
- a CDS encoding EamA family transporter; the encoded protein is MPAPAPDAVGNVIARQAGDARGPGRRGVLSLTVWPALVVPLPALGLSLLLEGGDVVAAGIRAFGWQAGLSTAYTALLCTLVGYAIFNTLLGRHPSAAVVPWVLLAPVVAMAGASLLLAQRPTAGEVLGGVILLVGVLIATRPARRTRTQPPESPVPTRESPEQTLSRESDSLAIRPSGVPL